In Selenihalanaerobacter shriftii, the sequence TATTCCCCCGATTATTTTTTAGGTAATTTTAGAAATTCATCTAAAAAATCATCCAAATCATATGTTCCTTGTAATATTCCATTTAAATATTTACCCCCAATTTGATCTCCCTTTTGAGAATTCATTGGAGAATCTTTAGGAGCAATAAAAAAATTATATTCGCTTAAATATCTAACCCTTAATTCTGCATCTTGAGCATCAACTACTTCATCGTCAATTACAGCTACTGAGTCGTCAAATTCTTGTCGGGATATATAATTTTCACCTAACAATCCATATTCTTCATAAATATAGCCTAATGAGTTTTCTAAATATTCAATTTCCTTATCTGTATATTCCTTACCTGGTCCTAAAGAATCTTCAGCTTTAGTTTCAACATATACAAAATTCCTATAATAATCAGAACCTCTATATACAGCAATTCTATTAATTTCTAGTTCTTTTTGATTTATCAAACACTTAGTTTCATTTAACTTTTTAAAAGAATTAATATCTAAGCAACTACTTCCCCTCCAATACCAAATAGGATCTTTCATATCACTTGTATTGCTTATGTTATCTTTAAATTGAAGTGGATATTTTAAAAGAATTTGTAATCTTTTAATAGCTGTTTTTGGATTATTAAAGTATTTCAAATTTCTTACACCAGGAAAGGCATCTGCCATTCTATGATAAAAAAATATGTATGGAACCTCTGTAAGAATTGGCTCTCCATTTTCCCCTTTAACTACACATAGTTGTTCTTCTACACTATCTTTTTCTTGATTTTCATTGGAATTTGAATTTTCTAACCTTTCTTTCAATTCTTTAATTTCACTTTTCTTTTTTTCTAATTGTTTTCTCAATCTTTTATTTTCTTCTTCTAATTCTTGATTAGTCTTGATATTTTCACCAGAAACCCATCCTGTAAAATCAAATCTTTTTTCAAACCTAGAAAGAGTATTAGAAACTGCAAGTTTTATATCTTTTTTATCATTAAAAAAATCACACATTTTTCCTAGAACTTTTTCTTTGAATCTTTTATATTTATCCGGATTTTCTAATTCTAAAACTTTTCTTCCTATTTCACTTACTTTTTTATTTAATAATTCATCATTTATAACAAGAGCAAACACAGGTATATTTTTTTTAACAGCATATTCATATTCTAATTCTATATAACTTAATTCAGACTCAGATTCAACACTTCCATATCTTCCTCCAAGAATTAATAAAAAAACATCTGAATCATCTATCCATCTTTTTATTATTTCCAATTGTGATTTGTCCCCTGCTGTAAACAACTCCATTCCAACTGGTATATGTCCTGCTTTTAAAATTGCTTCTACAGCAGCT encodes:
- a CDS encoding DUF4062 domain-containing protein, whose translation is MRKKLQVFISSTYKDLIEERQAAVEAILKAGHIPVGMELFTAGDKSQLEIIKRWIDDSDVFLLILGGRYGSVESESELSYIELEYEYAVKKNIPVFALVINDELLNKKVSEIGRKVLELENPDKYKRFKEKVLGKMCDFFNDKKDIKLAVSNTLSRFEKRFDFTGWVSGENIKTNQELEEENKRLRKQLEKKKSEIKELKERLENSNSNENQEKDSVEEQLCVVKGENGEPILTEVPYIFFYHRMADAFPGVRNLKYFNNPKTAIKRLQILLKYPLQFKDNISNTSDMKDPIWYWRGSSCLDINSFKKLNETKCLINQKELEINRIAVYRGSDYYRNFVYVETKAEDSLGPGKEYTDKEIEYLENSLGYIYEEYGLLGENYISRQEFDDSVAVIDDEVVDAQDAELRVRYLSEYNFFIAPKDSPMNSQKGDQIGGKYLNGILQGTYDLDDFLDEFLKLPKK